In Halictus rubicundus isolate RS-2024b chromosome 5, iyHalRubi1_principal, whole genome shotgun sequence, one genomic interval encodes:
- the LOC143354641 gene encoding uncharacterized protein LOC143354641, which yields MRTFLPMVCLLARVVVGNMEVGSNISDMTRPRTENNDELENRTEKPGPWMDDASKEWNGEPDISLAMETDRKEVDPDGSETEIAEETKGKSVDLMKIVAKRREEETMDSWLGATTNEKDTSQEETDPWTYWWGDKRSSHGQSQGIRRPIRVPFNRWGGKRGRATYPRHPDNDHVGVPVDGYGSKRKAGSERIGWKIPFSSWAGKRARNEDGDEVGVRNQDRENYSDRPSMRMPMTVRSPYLDLSVGSSVPVHRILGLVADEFPKKEKAERFRGKNEMAAKDQGWAGKAINFPYQKTAENNDNWFVETYRLIATKKAQPERNKTFTFGPWHGKRNSKEGPGFFPWGG from the exons ATGCGGACGTTTCTTCCGATGGTCTGCCTTCTGGCGCGCGTGGTCGTTGGAAATATGGAAGTTGGGAGTAACATCTCGGATATGACACGGCCGCGAACCGAAAACAACGACGAGCTCGAGAACCGAACGGAGAAACCTGGACCATGGATGGACGATGCATCGAAGGAATGGAACGGCGAACCCGATATTTCCCTCGCGATGGAAACTGACCGGAAAGAAGTCGATCCTGACGGGAGTGAAACGG AAATCGCGGAGGAAACCAAGGGAAAGTCGGTCGATCTTATGAAAATTGTCGCGAAGCGAAGGGAAGAAGAAACTATGGACTCTTGGCTCGGTGCGACTACAAACGAGAAG GACACTTCCCAAGAGGAGACGGATCCTTGGACGTATTGGTGGGGAGACAAAAGGAGTTCGCACGGGCAGAGTCAAGGCATTCGTCGACCGATTCGTGTGCCGTTCAATAGGTGGGGCGGTAAACGCGGAAGAGCGACGTATCCCCGTCACCCTGACAATGACCACGTTGGTGTGCCCGTTGACGGTTACGGCTCTAAAAGAAAGGCGGGCAGTGAAAGAATTGGATGGAAAATTCCGTTCAGCAGTTGGGCTGGGAAAAGGGCTCGAAACGAGGACGGAGACGAGGTTGGGGTTCGGAATCAAGATAGAGAAAATTATTCGGATCGACCTTCGATGAGGATGCCGATGACGGTGAGGTCGCCGTATCTTGACTTGTCCGTTGGCTCCTCGGTACCCGTCCACCGTATACTCGGTCTCGTCGCAG ATGAATTTCCCAAGAAGGAAAAGGCGGAGAGATTCAGGGGCAAGAACGAGATGGCTGCAAAAGACCAGGGATGGGCTGGAAAAGCTATCAATTTTCCTTACCAAAAAACGGCCGAGAATAACGACAACTG GTTCGTGGAAACTTACAGGCTAATCGCCACGAAGAAAGCTCAACCTGAACGTAACAAGACGTTCACGTTTGGACCCTGGCACGGTAAACGGAACTCGAAAGAGGGTCCCGGTTTCTTTCCTTGGGGTGGATAA
- the Tk gene encoding tachykinin isoform X1 — MIVRSSLCLLATIVFTLADDPSSNSVLPVKRDPMDFEGMREKKSFASSEDGGISKRAPMGFQGMRGKKDSMPADVEHELLSENVDKRAPMGFQGTRGKKDSLNSDLEDGYLSGDAYEKRAYYKQDEHYKRAPMGFQGTRGKKSLEEILDEIEKRNTMGFQDTRDPDMYSFDYSEDYETRIPSMTFGRFQEDGSRDKKDEILGEWEKRAPMGFQGMRGKKAILDAIEQLEKRALIAGFHGMRGKKDDPFGNFLDYSVNPSEYAKRSTDFDERDAGESLKRARMGFHGMRGKRDASQIYGVGSSHQGTNNDRGYKVAAYEIAKRSPFRYVGVRGKKNPRWEFRGKFVGVRGKKSSSTSLQHRSVF; from the exons ATGATCGTTCGTTCGAGCCTTTGTTTGTTAGCGACCATTGTGTTTACGCTCGCCGATGACCCATCGTCGAACAGTGTTCTCCCCGTGAAACGCGATCCTATGGATTTCGAAGGAATGCGCGAGAAGAAGAGCTTCGCATCTTCGGAAGACGGCGGCATCTCTAAGCGAGCGCCTATGGGCTTCCAG GGCATGCGAGGCAAAAAGGATTCGATGCCGGCCGACGTCGAACACGAGCTCCTTTCGGAAAACGTTGACAAACGCGCACCTATGGGTTTCCAAGGTACCAGGGGTAAAAAGGACAGTTTGAATTCCGATTTGGAGGATGGCTACCTTTCAGGCGACGCGTACGAAAAGAGAGCATACTACAAACAAGACGAACATTATAAACGCGCCCCGATGGGATTTCAAGGAACGAGAGGCAAGAAATCTCTCGAAGAG ATCTTGGACGAAATTGAAAAGAGGAACACTATGGGATTCCAAGACACGAGAGACCCGGATATGTACTCGTTCGATTACTCGGAAGACTATGAGACGAGGATACCGTCGATGACGTTTGGGAGGTTCCAAGAGGATGGTTCGCGCGACAAAAAGGACGAGATTCTAGGGGAATGGGAGAAGAGAGCGCCAATGGGGTTTCAAGGAATGAGAGGAAAGAAGGCGATTCTCGACGCTATAGAACAACTCGAGAAAAGGGCACTTATAGCCGGTTTTCAC GGAATGCGCGGTAAGAAGGACGATCCGTTTGGCAATTTTCTCGATTACTCTGTCAATCCGTCCGAGTACGCGAAAAGGAGTACAGATTTTGACGAAAGGGACGCCGGCGAGTCACTGAAGAGAGCTCGAATGGGTTTTCACGGGATGAGAGGTAAAAGAGACGCGTCGCAGATTTACGGAGTCGGTTCGAGCCACCAAG GAACGAACAACGATCGAGGATACAAAGTGGCTGCTTACGAAATTGCGAAACGATCGCCGTTCCGATACGTCGGAGTCCGAGGTAAAAAGAACCCGCGATGGGAGTTCCGAGGAAAGTTCGTCGGAGTCAGAGGCAAGAAATCATCATCAACGTCGTTGCAACACCGATCCGTCTTTTAA
- the Tk gene encoding tachykinin isoform X2 translates to MIVRSSLCLLATIVFTLADDPSSNSVLPVKRDPMDFEGMREKKSFASSEDGGISKRAPMGFQGMRGKKDSMPADVEHELLSENVDKRAPMGFQGTRGKKDSLNSDLEDGYLSGDAYEKRAYYKQDEHYKRAPMGFQGTRGKKSLEEILDEIEKRNTMGFQDTRDPDMYSFDYSEDYETRIPSMTFGRFQEDGSRDKKDEILGEWEKRAPMGFQGMRGKKAILDAIEQLEKRALIAGFHGMRGKKDDPFGNFLDYSVNPSEYAKRSTDFDERDAGESLKRARMGFHGMRGTNNDRGYKVAAYEIAKRSPFRYVGVRGKKNPRWEFRGKFVGVRGKKSSSTSLQHRSVF, encoded by the exons ATGATCGTTCGTTCGAGCCTTTGTTTGTTAGCGACCATTGTGTTTACGCTCGCCGATGACCCATCGTCGAACAGTGTTCTCCCCGTGAAACGCGATCCTATGGATTTCGAAGGAATGCGCGAGAAGAAGAGCTTCGCATCTTCGGAAGACGGCGGCATCTCTAAGCGAGCGCCTATGGGCTTCCAG GGCATGCGAGGCAAAAAGGATTCGATGCCGGCCGACGTCGAACACGAGCTCCTTTCGGAAAACGTTGACAAACGCGCACCTATGGGTTTCCAAGGTACCAGGGGTAAAAAGGACAGTTTGAATTCCGATTTGGAGGATGGCTACCTTTCAGGCGACGCGTACGAAAAGAGAGCATACTACAAACAAGACGAACATTATAAACGCGCCCCGATGGGATTTCAAGGAACGAGAGGCAAGAAATCTCTCGAAGAG ATCTTGGACGAAATTGAAAAGAGGAACACTATGGGATTCCAAGACACGAGAGACCCGGATATGTACTCGTTCGATTACTCGGAAGACTATGAGACGAGGATACCGTCGATGACGTTTGGGAGGTTCCAAGAGGATGGTTCGCGCGACAAAAAGGACGAGATTCTAGGGGAATGGGAGAAGAGAGCGCCAATGGGGTTTCAAGGAATGAGAGGAAAGAAGGCGATTCTCGACGCTATAGAACAACTCGAGAAAAGGGCACTTATAGCCGGTTTTCAC GGAATGCGCGGTAAGAAGGACGATCCGTTTGGCAATTTTCTCGATTACTCTGTCAATCCGTCCGAGTACGCGAAAAGGAGTACAGATTTTGACGAAAGGGACGCCGGCGAGTCACTGAAGAGAGCTCGAATGGGTTTTCACGGGATGAGAG GAACGAACAACGATCGAGGATACAAAGTGGCTGCTTACGAAATTGCGAAACGATCGCCGTTCCGATACGTCGGAGTCCGAGGTAAAAAGAACCCGCGATGGGAGTTCCGAGGAAAGTTCGTCGGAGTCAGAGGCAAGAAATCATCATCAACGTCGTTGCAACACCGATCCGTCTTTTAA